A stretch of the Aspergillus puulaauensis MK2 DNA, chromosome 6, nearly complete sequence genome encodes the following:
- a CDS encoding protein kinase PKP2 (COG:T;~EggNog:ENOG410PINT;~InterPro:IPR039028,IPR036890,IPR036784,IPR018955;~PFAM:PF10436;~go_function: GO:0004672 - protein kinase activity [Evidence IEA]) codes for MLRSRPARCWRTLHRRPLSIRSLNSEGFAHNPPPWRPVSALDEFVERQIRPISLRQLTFFGRTLTESRLISSANYVRTELPTRLAHRLRDIQKLPYVIVANPHFSLVYELYYKAFERFRTVPEIRTLEDNDRFCDILRKTLTEHLVVIPRLAMGVLECRGLLPSDAMDEFMNTLLRARISRRVIAEQHLALTETFNSPWHFPGSQDRTDLNADFVGEVFLKCNAKEVVERCGKLVQDMIRQSTGSDKIPEISVQGHLDATFPYMLSHLEYIIGELLRNSVQAVSEKYQDLQQTPPPIEVLICEAPQHVIMRVSDQGGGIPREIMPYLWSFTKGPHSKVRLENLGQVPAMAATLQELSVSSDIKHADKETFRESSLDTLTSRLPDLRLGIGLPMSRVYAEYWAGSLELHSLEGYGVDAFLQISKLGNKNEQVTTRAAIDAV; via the exons ATGCTGCGGAGTCGCCCAGCTCGATGCTGGCGGACCTTGCACAGACGCCCTCTCTCAATACGAAGTCTCAACTCCGAGGGATTTGCACATAATCCCCCGCCATGGAGACCTGTCTCGGCTCTGGATGA ATTTGTCGAGCGCCAGATTCGGCCGATCAGTTTACGGCAGCTCACTTTCTTCGGACGAACCTTGACTGAATCAAGACTAATCAGCTCAGCAAACTACGTGCGCACCGAGCTTCCAACGAG ATTAGCACATCGTCTTCGAGATATACAAAAGCTACCATATGTCATTGTCGCTAACCCTCACTTCTCCCTGGTATACGAACTTTACTATAAGGCGTTTGAGAGGTTTCGCACCGTCCCAGAAATACGAACCCTTGAGGATAACGACAGGTTTTGTGACATCTTACGCAAGACGCTCACAGAGCACCTCGTCGTGATACCGAGGTTAGCTATGGGAGTACTTGAATGTCGTGGTCTGCTGCCTTCCGACGCAATGGATGAATTCATGAATACTTTGCTTAGGGCG AGAATTTCCCGTCGGGTCATTGCGGAACAACACCTTGCATTAACGGAAACATTCAACTCGCCGTGGCACTTTCCCGGATCGCAGGATAGGACAGACCTGAACGCAGACTTCGTCGGTGAAGTGTTCCTGAAATGCAATGCCAAAGAGGTCGTAGAACGGTGCGGCAAGTTGGTACAGGACATGATTCGACAAAGCACTGGGTCCGACAAGATTCCAGAAATCTCCGTGCAGGGGCACCTAGATGCCACATTCCCATATATGCTCAGTCACTTAGAGTACATAATCGGGGAGCTCCTGCGTAATTCAGTCCAGGCTGTCAGTGAAAAATACCAGGACTTGCAGCAAACGCCGCCGCCTATTGAGGTGCTCATCTGTGAAGCACCTCAACATGTTATCATGCGTGTCTCTGACCAAGGCGGAGGAATACCGCGAGAGATCATGCCATACTTATGGTCTTTTACCAAAGGACCTCACAGCAAGGTGCGACTTGAAAATCTAGGACAGGTCCCAGCAATGGCAGCCACATTGCAAGAGCTCTCAGTGTCCAGCGATATAAAACATGCGGACAAGGAAACGTTCCGCGAAAGCTCACTAGACACACTAACTTCGCGGCTTCCAGACCTACGGCTGGGCATCGGACTCCCGATGAGCAGAGTCTATGCGGAGTACTGGGCAGGTAGCCTGGAACTGCATAGCTTGGAGGGATACGGCGTGGACGCTTTCCTTCAGATATCGAAACTCGGTAACAAGAACGAGCAGGTCACGACGAGAGCGGCAATTGATGCCGTGTGA
- a CDS encoding YqaE/Pmp3 family membrane protein (COG:S;~EggNog:ENOG410PRB2;~InterPro:IPR000612;~PFAM:PF01679;~TransMembrane:2 (i7-26o32-58i);~go_component: GO:0016021 - integral component of membrane [Evidence IEA]) → MAGTVSMLCLIIITLFIPPLGVFLISGCGADFLINILLTILGYFPGHIHAFYLEYVYYHNRDSMTPGRAPGVYSDRIQQGGHHGRRHHNAPDYGPNYGTVS, encoded by the exons ATGGCTGGAACGGTTTCTATGCTCTGCTTGATCATCATTACTCTCTTCA TACCCCCACTAggcgtcttcctcatctctGGCTGCGGCGCCGACTTCCTTATCAACATCCTCCTAACAATATTGGG TTACTTCCCCGGTCACATCCACGCTTTCTACTTGGAATACGTCTATTACCATAATCGCGATTCTATGACCCCGGGACGTGCGCCGGGTGTATACTCCGATCGGATTCAGCAGGGTGGGCATCACGGTAGAAGACATCACAATGCGCCAGACTATGGGCCAAACTATGGCACTGTTTCTTGA